Proteins encoded in a region of the Paenibacillus sp. W2I17 genome:
- a CDS encoding serine hydrolase has protein sequence MTTTKLRTSLEGLDEFIDEQLQLWNGVGTAVAVVHKDEVVWQKGYGYRDLESKLEVTPNTLFAIGSSTKAFTAATAALLVDQGILDWDTPVKSYMKDFKMFDPVATERITIRDMLCHRSGLPRHELVWYNSPRTREELVRTLQYLEPNQDFRNKWQYQNLMYMTAGYLVGQLNETSWEQMVQKTLFNPLGMNSSLFSVEEMQLQPDYAYPYMEKDGQNTRIPFRAIDAIGPAGSINSNLADMIAWLQFQLHQGQWEGTSLISKEQMKIMHSPQMPSDSPFISQELPMSTYGLGWMIEPYRGHAMIHHGGAIDGFASQVAFLPEEQIGIVVLSNTNGSIIPYTVAFHIMDQLLGLEPVNWSSKLSKLMGKESAETEANPENPLEVPIQPDSAVEEKVEEPHVAPCDRPLTTYAGIYTHPGYGEMSIKETSDGLQATFNAIEMPMEYTGKDTFSVEFVLFGLKITYTFTLNESSEVAQSITIPLLLEPGTKPIEFTRVS, from the coding sequence ATGACGACAACAAAGCTTCGCACATCACTGGAAGGACTGGATGAATTCATCGACGAGCAGCTTCAATTATGGAATGGTGTCGGCACAGCGGTGGCGGTGGTCCATAAGGATGAAGTCGTCTGGCAAAAAGGCTACGGTTATCGTGACCTGGAGTCCAAACTTGAAGTTACCCCTAATACGTTGTTTGCCATCGGTTCAAGTACCAAAGCCTTTACCGCAGCAACTGCTGCTCTGCTTGTGGATCAGGGGATACTGGACTGGGATACCCCTGTGAAGTCGTATATGAAAGACTTCAAGATGTTTGATCCGGTCGCAACAGAACGTATAACTATTCGCGACATGCTCTGTCATCGTTCCGGTCTTCCAAGGCATGAGTTGGTATGGTACAACTCCCCGCGTACAAGAGAAGAACTTGTTCGAACATTACAGTATCTGGAGCCAAATCAGGATTTCCGAAACAAATGGCAGTATCAGAACCTGATGTACATGACGGCAGGTTATCTGGTTGGACAGCTCAATGAAACTTCGTGGGAGCAGATGGTTCAGAAGACCCTATTTAATCCGCTGGGTATGAACTCAAGTCTGTTCTCTGTTGAAGAAATGCAACTTCAGCCTGACTATGCTTACCCTTATATGGAGAAGGATGGTCAGAATACGAGAATACCTTTTCGAGCCATTGATGCCATAGGACCTGCTGGTTCCATTAACAGCAATCTAGCCGATATGATTGCATGGCTTCAATTCCAGCTGCATCAAGGTCAATGGGAAGGAACGTCATTGATATCTAAAGAACAGATGAAGATTATGCATAGTCCTCAGATGCCTAGTGATTCGCCATTCATAAGCCAAGAACTGCCTATGAGTACATATGGTCTGGGTTGGATGATTGAGCCTTATCGTGGACATGCCATGATTCATCATGGTGGGGCTATTGATGGCTTTGCATCACAAGTTGCCTTTTTGCCAGAGGAACAGATTGGAATCGTGGTTCTGAGCAATACCAACGGAAGTATAATTCCGTATACGGTTGCTTTTCATATCATGGATCAACTGCTTGGATTGGAGCCCGTCAATTGGAGTTCCAAATTGAGCAAATTAATGGGGAAAGAATCAGCAGAAACGGAGGCTAATCCGGAGAATCCTCTGGAAGTACCTATTCAGCCAGACTCTGCCGTTGAGGAAAAAGTTGAAGAACCTCATGTCGCTCCTTGTGATCGTCCTCTCACCACTTATGCGGGTATTTACACGCATCCTGGTTATGGCGAGATGTCTATTAAGGAAACATCGGACGGGTTACAAGCAACCTTTAACGCCATCGAAATGCCCATGGAATACACCGGGAAAGATACGTTTTCCGTCGAATTTGTGTTATTCGGTCTGAAGATCACATATACGTTTACCCTCAATGAATCTTCAGAAGTTGCTCAATCCATCACCATTCCTTTGTTGCTTGAGCCGGGTACAAAGCCTATTGAATTCACCAGGGTTTCGTAA
- a CDS encoding ABC transporter substrate-binding protein yields MDVSEHYIQLRVNFPHVQDEQEVHTTIGELADLLCCTMRNMNLIMNKFKENGWVRWNPQRGRSKKSMLVFCVPLLEVARERFDHLLDGNRMEDAYELATTLPITMREHLMQQMQHQFGLRSNGGDRGRVDTLRIPRNIPFKTLDPTQTAMWGEVFIVAEVFDRLVRYNAEHQVCEPSLAVAWESHSEGSEWTFYLHKGIPFHHGRILDSEDVKFTFDRIISDKSNPCRPLFGSIERVETLDELTVRFVLNKPNFMFPDLMSSMSASILPRHVEMNPLHPIGTGPYRLTRHDSKLLVLEVFPSYFRGRAYIDRVEIWQLPHSGRVESVIKHNIFPDAEPRAVQHEMQGGMYMTFNMQKEGPQHDVNFRRAVQQLLNAQELSQALGSTNTQAAYSLIRGRVQQPLKVGSDQGEPWKQQSEQPDGSVTPVPELSVETSLARASALLRHSSYQGQSLSLWVEEGEKMEADMVWFAERSKQIGLHINIMQGDPIHAVYQDGFGDCDLIYTGEIFNDHVVLSLVTMYTFQNTLFLIAMNDHWRHELEQECGRVVMIQEPAERLSRLIRLEDRLIQEALLLPTYSFKEEHAHHDSLRDYRLAGYGLPDLRRLWVKRRPGAEEEDASYPVYIPLW; encoded by the coding sequence ATGGACGTATCAGAACATTACATTCAACTGCGAGTAAACTTTCCACATGTGCAAGATGAACAAGAAGTACATACGACGATAGGTGAACTTGCCGATCTATTATGTTGTACCATGCGCAATATGAACCTTATTATGAACAAATTCAAGGAGAACGGATGGGTCAGGTGGAACCCGCAACGCGGAAGAAGCAAAAAATCGATGCTGGTATTTTGTGTCCCGTTGCTTGAAGTGGCGCGTGAACGATTTGACCATCTCCTGGATGGGAACAGGATGGAGGATGCCTATGAACTGGCCACCACCTTGCCAATTACGATGAGAGAACATCTGATGCAACAAATGCAGCATCAATTCGGTCTGCGTTCGAATGGAGGGGACAGAGGACGAGTGGATACATTGCGGATTCCACGGAATATCCCTTTTAAGACATTGGATCCCACGCAGACGGCCATGTGGGGAGAAGTTTTTATTGTTGCGGAGGTTTTTGATCGTTTGGTTCGTTATAATGCTGAACACCAGGTCTGTGAACCGAGTCTTGCTGTGGCATGGGAGAGTCATTCAGAGGGGAGTGAATGGACTTTTTATCTGCACAAAGGTATACCCTTTCATCATGGCAGAATATTGGATTCAGAGGACGTGAAGTTTACCTTTGATCGCATTATCTCTGACAAGAGTAACCCGTGCAGGCCTCTGTTTGGATCTATTGAGCGCGTAGAGACGTTGGACGAATTGACTGTACGTTTTGTGTTAAACAAGCCTAACTTCATGTTCCCGGATCTGATGAGCAGTATGTCTGCATCGATCTTGCCGAGACATGTGGAGATGAATCCGCTCCATCCGATTGGAACAGGACCTTATCGGTTGACGCGTCATGATTCCAAGCTACTTGTGTTGGAAGTATTCCCTTCCTACTTCCGAGGCCGAGCCTATATTGACCGCGTTGAAATATGGCAACTTCCCCATTCTGGGAGGGTGGAGTCCGTCATCAAGCATAATATATTTCCGGATGCGGAGCCTCGTGCCGTGCAGCATGAGATGCAGGGTGGCATGTATATGACGTTTAATATGCAAAAGGAAGGGCCACAGCATGATGTGAATTTTCGCCGGGCTGTTCAACAGCTATTGAATGCGCAAGAGTTGTCGCAAGCGCTCGGAAGCACGAACACGCAGGCTGCTTATAGTCTGATTCGAGGACGAGTACAGCAACCTTTAAAGGTGGGTTCAGATCAAGGGGAGCCATGGAAACAGCAATCGGAACAACCGGATGGTTCGGTCACACCTGTACCTGAACTTTCCGTGGAGACCTCACTGGCGCGGGCCTCAGCATTATTGCGTCATAGCTCGTATCAAGGGCAGAGTTTAAGTCTGTGGGTGGAAGAAGGCGAGAAGATGGAGGCAGATATGGTCTGGTTTGCAGAGAGAAGTAAACAGATTGGCCTACATATCAACATTATGCAGGGAGATCCGATCCATGCAGTCTATCAAGATGGGTTCGGGGATTGTGATCTGATCTATACAGGAGAAATCTTCAATGATCATGTCGTGCTGAGTCTCGTGACGATGTACACCTTCCAGAACACATTATTCCTGATTGCGATGAATGATCACTGGAGACATGAACTGGAACAGGAATGTGGACGAGTGGTCATGATCCAGGAACCTGCGGAGCGGTTGAGTAGATTGATTCGGCTAGAAGATCGACTGATTCAGGAGGCGTTGCTTCTGCCCACATACAGCTTCAAGGAAGAACACGCCCATCATGATTCGTTGCGAGATTATCGTCTTGCGGGGTATGGTCTGCCTGATCTGCGCAGATTGTGGGTGAAGAGAAGACCTGGTGCCGAGGAAGAGGATGCGAGTTACCCAGTGTATATTCCGTTGTGGTAG
- a CDS encoding MFS transporter, which produces MKYADLHPNIRIRIITDFFTDLTQKSIIPFMAIYLSIQIGAGLAGLLLTVNIVASMIVGLWAGYWSDRIGRKKLMVIAQSLQVVALLGLAIANSPWMDSIIVTCLMFLLSSLSSGITVPIANAMIVDVSSEHERHYVYGLQYWTTNVAVTFGALMGGLFFESFRFLLFSLVCLESLATLFILIFMIRETMDKRVFGYDDAPIQRNILKTYWAVFQDKRFMIFFTATVLAVSLEFQLDKYIAVRLKNEFTAQLFGSDVSGLHMFSLIMVINTVMVALVAIPFSRWIGRFQSRSIMTVGMLLYTAGFTVLAFSNWAWLLISSAILLTIGELMYAPVRQVMLAGMIPDSDRAAYMAADGLSYNVAALLGSLGLTIGAFLPSYAMAGLYVLMGLGALIFFRKLFRKAEEQNQHLPCADAS; this is translated from the coding sequence ATGAAATACGCCGATCTGCACCCTAACATCAGGATACGTATCATTACTGATTTTTTCACCGATCTGACCCAAAAGTCCATCATTCCATTCATGGCGATCTATCTGAGTATTCAGATTGGCGCAGGTTTGGCGGGGTTGTTATTGACTGTCAATATTGTGGCGTCCATGATTGTGGGATTGTGGGCAGGATATTGGTCTGACCGGATTGGACGGAAGAAATTGATGGTGATCGCACAAAGTCTCCAGGTCGTGGCTCTACTCGGCTTAGCCATCGCCAACTCGCCGTGGATGGATTCGATCATCGTCACTTGTCTCATGTTTCTGCTCAGCAGTCTCAGTTCAGGGATCACCGTGCCGATTGCTAATGCCATGATTGTCGACGTGAGCAGTGAACATGAACGTCATTATGTATATGGATTGCAATATTGGACAACAAACGTTGCTGTAACCTTTGGCGCTCTGATGGGCGGACTATTTTTCGAATCATTTCGTTTCCTATTGTTCAGTCTGGTATGCCTTGAAAGCCTAGCTACCCTGTTTATTTTGATCTTTATGATTCGTGAAACAATGGATAAACGTGTATTTGGTTATGACGATGCCCCCATCCAGAGGAACATACTGAAAACGTACTGGGCAGTCTTTCAGGACAAACGTTTCATGATATTTTTCACGGCTACTGTACTTGCAGTCTCCCTGGAATTTCAGTTGGATAAATACATCGCTGTTCGTCTAAAAAATGAATTCACCGCCCAACTGTTCGGCTCAGATGTCTCAGGTCTGCATATGTTCAGCCTGATCATGGTCATCAACACCGTAATGGTTGCCTTGGTTGCCATTCCATTCTCCAGATGGATAGGTCGCTTCCAGTCCCGATCTATTATGACTGTTGGTATGCTCCTCTACACCGCAGGTTTCACCGTACTTGCTTTCAGCAACTGGGCCTGGTTACTCATCTCATCCGCTATATTGCTAACCATTGGAGAATTGATGTACGCCCCTGTTCGTCAGGTCATGCTCGCGGGTATGATTCCAGATTCGGACCGTGCTGCCTATATGGCTGCTGACGGGTTGAGTTACAACGTTGCTGCCCTTCTCGGCAGTCTCGGGTTAACCATTGGAGCCTTTCTGCCCTCCTATGCGATGGCTGGTCTGTATGTCCTGATGGGGCTTGGAGCGCTCATCTTTTTCCGAAAGTTATTTCGGAAGGCAGAGGAACAGAATCAACATCTGCCGTGTGCAGATGCATCTTGA
- a CDS encoding helix-turn-helix transcriptional regulator codes for MEELHNHVRELRARDRISQAELAKLIGASRQTIALIERGDYSPSVVLALKIAHVFREPVEKIFELKGGD; via the coding sequence GTGGAAGAATTACACAATCACGTTCGGGAGTTACGAGCCAGAGACCGGATATCCCAAGCAGAACTGGCCAAACTCATTGGTGCATCCCGTCAAACCATTGCCCTGATTGAGCGTGGAGATTACTCTCCGTCGGTCGTTCTGGCACTAAAAATAGCACATGTCTTTCGTGAACCTGTCGAAAAAATCTTTGAACTGAAAGGTGGAGATTAA
- a CDS encoding DUF3169 family protein, with protein MKNSSSSSIKKRLRLPLYAAGGAVVGFLGASGVSKLPSDLNWTLSVYYDYDLLFAILAALVVVMTVWNIFSLSRTPSVPPMEDDAYGDSDSLISPAERSLGKAMILSGFSVILTFTWAALALSLYASNRTMPNSPELFNLLNLVASCTSIIIVVVVQTLTVKRYNRYYPERTLDLNSRNMKKDHFEKLDEGEKWIVYRAAYRSFQMMNVLLGVGMVSMVLYSMLFTFAPFPIVMLSVIWIANIGIYYRETYRASNQ; from the coding sequence ATGAAAAATTCATCATCCTCGTCCATCAAAAAGCGGTTGCGTCTTCCCTTGTATGCAGCAGGTGGCGCTGTAGTTGGTTTTCTCGGAGCTAGCGGAGTCAGTAAACTCCCTTCTGACTTGAACTGGACGCTGTCCGTGTATTATGACTATGATCTTTTATTCGCAATACTGGCGGCTCTTGTGGTAGTTATGACGGTGTGGAACATCTTCAGTCTCTCCCGCACGCCATCTGTCCCTCCCATGGAAGATGATGCTTATGGAGATTCCGATTCACTCATCTCTCCCGCAGAGCGTTCCCTCGGAAAAGCGATGATCCTCAGCGGATTCAGCGTTATTCTTACGTTTACCTGGGCAGCACTTGCCTTGTCCTTGTATGCATCCAACCGAACCATGCCGAATTCTCCAGAGCTGTTCAACCTCTTGAATCTCGTTGCTTCATGTACCTCTATTATCATCGTCGTGGTCGTGCAAACTCTGACTGTGAAGCGATACAACCGTTATTATCCTGAACGCACTCTGGATCTGAACTCGCGCAATATGAAAAAAGATCACTTCGAGAAACTAGATGAAGGTGAGAAATGGATCGTGTATCGCGCAGCCTATCGTTCTTTTCAGATGATGAATGTACTTCTTGGTGTTGGAATGGTCTCTATGGTTCTATATTCGATGCTCTTTACCTTTGCTCCATTCCCAATTGTAATGCTCTCTGTGATCTGGATTGCCAACATCGGAATCTATTATCGTGAAACCTATCGTGCGAGTAATCAGTAA